Genomic window (Jatrophihabitans sp.):
TGGGTGCCTTCGGCGATGGCGGCGTACGAGGCGGTGAGCGCGGCGACAGCCTTGGCGTGGGCCCGGTCCGACAGTGTGGAAGTCATCGCCTGTCACCCTATCGAAAATGGTTTAGCTAGCTAAGCATTTTTGGGCCGACCGCCCGCCGCGCGGCTCGTCCGCCGGCCGCTGATCACGTGTTCAGTCCCGGCCCCGCCGCGTCGGCCAACTGGCGCAGGCCGGTCACGATCCCGCCGGTCAGGTCGCCGGTGGCGAACGATCCCCGCATCGCCAGGGCGGCCAAGGCCGCGCTCCGGTTCGGTATCCGGCGGGCCGACTCGCCGCCGGTGACGATCTCGAGCCTGCGCTGCGCCGGTGAGATGGCCACCAGCACCGGCGCGTGGTGCCGGTCGGCCAGCTTGGCGAACATCGCCTCGGCGGTGGCCCGACCGGACTCCCCGAGGTCACCGACGTACACGCTGAACAGCAGGCCGGTCTCGCGCGAGCCGAGTGTCAGGGCCTCGTCGATCCTGGACAGCTGGGCCGGCTTGAACGGGCGGTCCGGGCTGACCAGGCTCGCCCGCCGGGTGGTCATCTCCTTGACCCGGGCGTCCGAGTCGTAGGGGTCGAGCGTCCGCGACTCGGAGCCCTCCGGGGGTCGGGAACCCGGGGAGCCGGGTCGGGCGTCCGGGTCGACTACCCGGGAATCCGCGTCACCGGATCGGGAGTCCGCGTCACCGGACTGCATGCTGGTCGCGCCGGACGTAGCCCGCAGGTCACCACTCACCGCTGGCACCGCCGCTCGCCGTGGCGGGTTCGGCGGCCCGGCCGGTGATCGTCGGGGCCCCACCGGGACGGTGCAACCCGTCCCCGTGAACCCCGACAGCAGGGTGCCCGGCAGTGAGCTGCCCGGCAGTCAGGTGCCCGGGAGTGGGCTGCCCGGCAGTGAGCTGCCCGGAATTGTGGTGTCCGGCAGGGTTCAGCTCGGCATGACCACGATCGTGGGAGCCCATGCTCGACACCGGGCCGGAGTGCTCGGGATGCGGCAGGTACCAGACCGGTTCGTAGGGCCACGGCCCACCGGGCCGGTAGCGCGGCGTGCGCTCGGCCGACCGGGCGTAGACCATCACGGCGACCAGCAGCGTCGCCACGGCCGGGATGGCGACGAAGATCAGTGTCGTCTGAACGATGCTCATACGCGTTCCTCCGCCCTGCCGAGCCCGGCACGACTGCCCGCGCTCATCGACGCACCTTCGATAGTGCCCTCGGCCAAACCCTGTCAGCACACGTTATCGAAGGGGTCAGGCTTTCCATATCGCCGGGTGCCGGTCCGCCCACGGCGCGGCGGCCTCCAGTTGCGCCGACAGCGCCAGCAGGGCAGCCTCGCCGGCCGGCCTGCCGACCAGCATCACCCCGATCGGCAGCCCGTCGGCGCTCCAGTGCAACGGCAGGCTGGCCGCCGGCTGGCCGGTGGCGTTGTAGATCGCGGTGAACGGGGTGAACCGCTTCTGGCGCTCGAAGTCCTCGGCCGGATCGACCGGATCCTCCGCCGTCCCGCAGAACCAGCCGATCGGCCGGGGCGGTGCGGCCAGCGTCGGGGTCAGCACCGCGTCGTACTCCGCGGTCGCCAGCACCGCCTGCCGGCTGAGGATGTTCAGCAGGGTGAGCGCGGCGGAGAACTCGGTCGCGCTGATCCGGGAACCGCGCTCGCGCAGGTGGCGGGTCAACGGCCGCAGCACCGACTCGTGCACGGGCTGCAGCGGAGTGCTGGCCGCCGACACCGTCCACACCGTCTCGAACGCCGGGATCACCTCCTTGGGCATCGGCATCGCGATGTCGATGACCTCGTGGCCGAGGCTTTTCAGCAGCAGGCTGGCGAACTCCCAGGCCGTCCGGCACTCCCGGTCGATCTCGGCGTCGGCGATCGGCGGTTGCAGGTAACGCCCGATCCGCAGCCGGCCAGGCGCCCGGTCACACCACTGCAGAAAGCTCTCACCGGCCGGCAACGGCGGCGCCCAGTGCGGGTCACCGGGCTGCGGGACGGCGGTGGCGTCCAGGAACGCGGCGGCGTCGCGGACCGTGCGGGCCAGCGGCCCGAGCACCGACAGCCCGGTGGTGTCGGCATTGAGCGGGCCGCGCGAGATCCGGCCCCGGGACGGCTTGATGCCGTACAGGCCGGTCACGCTCGCCGGGATCCGGATCGAGCCGCCGCCGTCGGAGCCCTGCGCGATCGGCACGAAGCCGGCCGCGACCGCCGCCGCCGCGCCTCCGGAGGAGCCACCGGCCAGCCGGCTGGTGTCCCATGGGGTGCGGGCCGGCGGCCCGAGGTCGGTTTCGGTATAGCAGGGCAGCCCGAACTCCGGCGTGGCGGTCTTGCCCAGGCTGATGGTGCCGGCCTGGCGCAGCAGCGTCACCACGTGGTCATCGACACTGGGCACGTGCTCGCGAAAGGCCCGCGAACCCAGCATGGTGCGGACTCCGGCGGTCAGGTTCACATCCTTGATGGCGGTGGGCACCCCGTGCAACGGCGGCAACTGCCCGCCCGCGAGCACCTGCGCGTCGGCCTGCCTGGCCTGCTCGCGGGCGGCGGCGTCGGTGACCGTGGTGAACGCGCCGATCTGGCCGTCCAGCCGCTGGATCCGGTCGAGGTAGTGGGCTGTCAACTCCGACGGGCTGACCTGCCGGCCGCGGATCGCGGCGGCCGCTTCCAGGGCGCTCAGGTCATGCAGTTGGGCCATCCAGGCAGGCTAGCCGCTGGTGGGCCGGCTGCTCACTTCAGTCGGGACGGGTTGGCTCGCGGTCAGACCGGGCAGCCTCAACTGGCTACCCGGTCGCCTCCGCCCCAGGCGTCCAGGTAGGGCTCCCAGGCCGGCTCGCGGACATAGCCGACCGCGAAACCGACATAGCCCGCCGGCTCCTTGGGAGTGAACGACAGGCTCCAGCCAAGCTCGGCCAGCAACCGATCGGCCTTGCGGTGGTTGCAGGTGGCGCAGGCCGCGACGACGTTGACCCATTCGTGCTTGCCGCCCCGGCTGCGCGGCACCACGTGGTCGATGGTGTCGGCGCGGCGCTGGCAGTAGGCGCACCGCACGCTGTCGCGGTGCATGACCGCCCGACGGGTGAGTGGCACCCGGCTGCGGTAGGGCACCCGGACGAAGCGGCTCAGCCGGACCACCGTCGGAGCCTCGATCACCAGCCGGGCCGAGTGCAGCACGGCGCCGGCGGATTCCACGATCACTGCCTTCTCGGCCAGCACCAGCAGGACGGCCCGCCGCAACGGCACCACGCAGAGCGGCTCGTAGGTGGCGTTGAGAACCAGCGCTCCGCTCATTCGCCGAGCCTCACCGGTGACACCACGGCACCGCGCAGCGGCGCGTCGCACCATGCTGAGCACGACGCGGAGAACGCCAGCGATACCCTCACCGCCCACCACCTCCGGGTGTCGCTGTCCAGTGAACCCGACTAACGCTCTTCGCGCATCCATAAAGATCGATAAGGCAGGGCTGCCAGGACCGCGCCGCCGCCGCCCGGCCTGCGGCCCGCGCGGCGGCGCAGGTGGCAGTCTTAGCGGGCGTGGACCCTTCTGCGAACCCGCTTGCCGGAACTGTGACCGGCCCGCCGGAGCCGGCCGCGCTGCCCGCCTACTGGCATGAGCACGCCGGCCTGCTGATCACCAAACCTCTGCAACTGCTGGCGATCCTGCTGGTGGCGCTGGTGCTGCGAGCGCTGGCGCATCGCTGGATCAACCGGCTCAGCACCGCCACCGCGGCCGGCCGGGTGCCGGCCATCTTGAGCCCGCTGACCGATCGCGCCGGCGTCCTGCCGTTCTGGGAGTCGGCCGGCCTGGTCAGTGAGCGGCGCAAGCAGCGAGCCGACACCATCGCCTCGGTGCTGCGCAGCGCGGTGAGCCTGCTGATCTTCATCACCGCGTTCCTGCTGGTGCTGCAGGTGTTCGAGATCAGCCTGGCGCCGTTCGTGGCCGGCACCTCGCTGGTCGGGGTCGCGCTCGGCTTCGGCGCCCAGAACATCGTCAAGGACTTCCTGGCGGGCATGTTCATGATGCTCGAGGACCAGTACGGCGTCGGCGACGTCATCGACGTCAAGGAGGCCACCGGCACCGTGGAGGCCGTCGGGCTGCGCACCACCCGGCTGCGCGACGTCGAGGGGGTGGCCTGGTACGTGCGCAACGGCGAGATCATCCGGGTCGGCAACATGTCCCAGCAGTACGCCCAGGTGGTGCTCGACGTCCCGGTCGGGATCGGGCAGGACGTGCCGGCCGCGCTGGCGGTGATCGCCGAGGCCGGCGCGGAACTGTACGCCGACGAGCGGTGGCTGCCGAGCCTGCTGGCCGAGCCGGAGGTGCTGGGCATCGAGCAGCTCGGCCGGGACCAGACGGTGCTGCGCCTGGTGGCCCGGGTCAAACCGCTGGAGCAGTGGCGGGTCGCCCGGGAGTTGCGGGCCAGGATCCGGTCCAAGCTCGACAACGCCGGTGTGGGTCACGCCCTGGCCGGTCCTGACCAACCCGAGTGAGGACGCTGCTCACACTGCCGCTGCCCGTCCGGGCGCCGCCGGTGAGGGACAATGGACGGGTGACACAGGGTGACAGGCGGACAGGGGTCGTGCGGTGGTGAGCCCGGACTTCTTCGAGCGGGCCGGCGGCGAGCAGACGTTCCGGTTGCTGGT
Coding sequences:
- a CDS encoding DUF5130 family protein, with protein sequence MSGDLRATSGATSMQSGDADSRSGDADSRVVDPDARPGSPGSRPPEGSESRTLDPYDSDARVKEMTTRRASLVSPDRPFKPAQLSRIDEALTLGSRETGLLFSVYVGDLGESGRATAEAMFAKLADRHHAPVLVAISPAQRRLEIVTGGESARRIPNRSAALAALAMRGSFATGDLTGGIVTGLRQLADAAGPGLNT
- a CDS encoding amidase — its product is MAQLHDLSALEAAAAIRGRQVSPSELTAHYLDRIQRLDGQIGAFTTVTDAAAREQARQADAQVLAGGQLPPLHGVPTAIKDVNLTAGVRTMLGSRAFREHVPSVDDHVVTLLRQAGTISLGKTATPEFGLPCYTETDLGPPARTPWDTSRLAGGSSGGAAAAVAAGFVPIAQGSDGGGSIRIPASVTGLYGIKPSRGRISRGPLNADTTGLSVLGPLARTVRDAAAFLDATAVPQPGDPHWAPPLPAGESFLQWCDRAPGRLRIGRYLQPPIADAEIDRECRTAWEFASLLLKSLGHEVIDIAMPMPKEVIPAFETVWTVSAASTPLQPVHESVLRPLTRHLRERGSRISATEFSAALTLLNILSRQAVLATAEYDAVLTPTLAAPPRPIGWFCGTAEDPVDPAEDFERQKRFTPFTAIYNATGQPAASLPLHWSADGLPIGVMLVGRPAGEAALLALSAQLEAAAPWADRHPAIWKA
- a CDS encoding HNH endonuclease, with product MSGALVLNATYEPLCVVPLRRAVLLVLAEKAVIVESAGAVLHSARLVIEAPTVVRLSRFVRVPYRSRVPLTRRAVMHRDSVRCAYCQRRADTIDHVVPRSRGGKHEWVNVVAACATCNHRKADRLLAELGWSLSFTPKEPAGYVGFAVGYVREPAWEPYLDAWGGGDRVAS
- a CDS encoding mechanosensitive ion channel family protein, which codes for MDPSANPLAGTVTGPPEPAALPAYWHEHAGLLITKPLQLLAILLVALVLRALAHRWINRLSTATAAGRVPAILSPLTDRAGVLPFWESAGLVSERRKQRADTIASVLRSAVSLLIFITAFLLVLQVFEISLAPFVAGTSLVGVALGFGAQNIVKDFLAGMFMMLEDQYGVGDVIDVKEATGTVEAVGLRTTRLRDVEGVAWYVRNGEIIRVGNMSQQYAQVVLDVPVGIGQDVPAALAVIAEAGAELYADERWLPSLLAEPEVLGIEQLGRDQTVLRLVARVKPLEQWRVARELRARIRSKLDNAGVGHALAGPDQPE